One Kitasatospora sp. NBC_01287 DNA window includes the following coding sequences:
- a CDS encoding SigE family RNA polymerase sigma factor has translation MSTAATDTAGASVDLLTTTYQTHYRALLRLAALLLDDQSSCEDVVQEAFIRVHAARRRVREPEKILAYLRQTVVNLSRSTLRRRLLGLRLLPKPMPDMASAEEGAYDALERDQLKAALQGLQRRQREVLVLRYYADMTEAQVAELLGVSVGAVKAYGSRGLAALRVLMESSHD, from the coding sequence ATGTCCACGGCCGCCACTGACACCGCCGGCGCCAGCGTCGACCTGCTCACGACCACGTACCAGACCCACTACCGCGCGCTGCTGCGGCTGGCCGCGCTGTTGCTGGACGACCAGTCCAGCTGCGAGGACGTGGTCCAGGAGGCTTTCATCCGGGTGCACGCGGCCCGGCGGCGGGTGCGCGAACCGGAGAAGATCCTCGCCTACCTGCGGCAGACCGTGGTCAACCTGTCGCGCAGTACGCTGCGTCGGCGGCTGCTCGGCCTGCGGCTGCTGCCCAAACCGATGCCTGACATGGCCAGTGCGGAGGAGGGCGCCTACGATGCCCTCGAACGCGACCAGCTGAAGGCGGCTCTGCAGGGTTTGCAAAGGCGTCAGCGCGAGGTCCTGGTGCTGCGCTACTACGCCGACATGACGGAGGCTCAAGTGGCCGAACTGCTCGGGGTCTCCGTGGGCGCGGTGAAGGCGTACGGCTCGCGCGGACTGGCGGCGCTGCGGGTGCTGATGGAGAGCAGTCATGACTGA
- a CDS encoding aspartate-semialdehyde dehydrogenase: MTGGGAEQRARPNLAVVGATGAVGTVLLGILSARQDVWGEIRLIASARSAGRRLTVRGRQVEVVALTEEAFEGIDVAMFDVPDQVSAQWAPIAAAKGAVVVDNSGAFRLDEDVPLVVPEVNAAAARIRPRGIIANPNCTTLSMIVAIGALHSELGLSELVVASYQAASGAGQAGIDALREQTVKVAGTSVGEQAGDLRALIGDSGPFAVPLVLNAVPWAGSPAPDGWSSEELKVRNESRKILGLPNLRVSATCVRIPVVTTHSLAVHAVFEREVTQLRAQEILAQAPGVVLYDNPAAGEFPTPNDVVGTDPTWVGRVRRSLDDPKALDLFLCGDNLRKGAALNTAQIGELVAAELLG, encoded by the coding sequence ATGACCGGCGGCGGAGCGGAACAGCGCGCCAGGCCCAACCTCGCGGTGGTCGGTGCCACCGGCGCGGTGGGCACGGTGCTGCTGGGCATCCTCTCCGCCCGTCAGGACGTCTGGGGCGAGATCCGGCTGATCGCCTCCGCCCGCTCGGCGGGGCGCCGGCTGACCGTGCGTGGGCGGCAGGTCGAGGTCGTCGCGCTCACCGAGGAGGCCTTCGAGGGGATCGACGTCGCGATGTTCGACGTCCCCGACCAGGTCTCCGCGCAGTGGGCGCCGATCGCGGCGGCCAAGGGCGCGGTGGTGGTCGACAACTCCGGCGCCTTCCGGCTGGACGAGGACGTGCCGCTGGTGGTCCCCGAGGTCAACGCGGCCGCGGCCCGGATCCGCCCGCGCGGGATCATCGCCAACCCGAACTGCACGACCCTCTCGATGATCGTCGCGATCGGCGCGCTGCACTCCGAGCTCGGGCTCTCCGAGCTGGTGGTCGCCTCGTACCAGGCGGCCTCCGGGGCGGGGCAGGCCGGGATCGACGCGCTGCGCGAGCAGACCGTCAAGGTGGCCGGCACCTCGGTCGGCGAGCAGGCCGGCGACCTGCGCGCGCTGATCGGCGACAGCGGTCCGTTCGCGGTGCCGCTGGTGCTGAACGCGGTGCCGTGGGCGGGCTCCCCGGCGCCGGACGGCTGGTCCTCCGAGGAGCTGAAGGTCCGCAACGAGAGCCGCAAGATCCTCGGGCTGCCGAACCTGCGGGTGTCGGCGACCTGCGTGCGGATCCCGGTGGTCACCACCCACTCGCTGGCCGTGCACGCGGTCTTCGAGCGCGAGGTGACCCAGCTGCGGGCGCAGGAGATCCTGGCCCAGGCCCCCGGCGTGGTGCTCTACGACAACCCGGCGGCCGGCGAGTTCCCGACCCCCAACGACGTGGTCGGCACCGACCCGACCTGGGTCGGCCGGGTGCGTCGCTCGCTCGACGACCCCAAGGCGCTCGACCTCTTCCTCTGCGGCGACAACCTGCGCAAGGGCGCGGCGCTGAACACCGCGCAGATCGGTGAGCTGGTGGCGGCCGAGCTGCTCGGCTGA
- a CDS encoding prolyl oligopeptidase family serine peptidase, producing the protein MSSEKNDVPAWEQRFRAARVSLPDWADDAPERSLYVSNAAGTYEVYAWDRSTGTHRQVTDRPSGTTDAALSPDGAWIWWFDDTDGDEYGVWRRQPFGGGPDQEAVPGLAPSYEAGLALGRDGTVVVGRSTDEDGTTLHLLRPGAAEPVEIYRHAEYGGIGDLSHDSALLAIEHTEHGDAMHSAIRVLRIDGAGRATTVAELDEVTGRAEPRGLACQGFAPVPGDSRLLLAHQRRGRWEPLLWDPLTGAETELVLRGEDGGPLPGDVSAQWFPDARTLLVEHEFEARSELFGYDLASGELTRLDTPRGTVAGATARPDGTVEFLWSSAAEPSAVRSTAGSVVLRAPGAVPPRSVPVEDVWVEGPGGPVHALVQRPAGPGPHPTLFEVHGGPTHHDSDSFAAGPAAWLDHGFAVVRVNYRGSTGYGQAWTDALRERVGLIELEDIGAVRAWAVESGLADPERLVLSGGSWGGYLTLLGLGTQPDDWSLGLAAVPVADYVTAYGDEMEALKSLDRTLFGGTPEEVPERFRASSPLTYVERVRVPVYLSAGLNDPRCPIRQIENYVARLAELGTPHEVYRYDAGHGSLVVEERIKQLRLELDFARRHLKP; encoded by the coding sequence ATGAGTAGCGAGAAGAACGACGTGCCCGCCTGGGAGCAACGCTTCCGGGCGGCACGGGTGTCTCTGCCCGACTGGGCGGACGACGCGCCGGAGCGTTCGCTGTACGTCTCGAACGCGGCCGGGACCTACGAGGTCTACGCCTGGGACCGGAGCACGGGCACCCACCGGCAGGTCACCGACCGCCCCAGCGGCACCACCGACGCGGCGCTCTCCCCCGACGGTGCCTGGATCTGGTGGTTCGACGACACCGACGGCGACGAGTACGGCGTCTGGCGCCGCCAGCCCTTCGGCGGCGGCCCCGACCAGGAGGCGGTCCCCGGCCTCGCCCCGTCCTACGAGGCGGGCCTGGCGCTGGGCCGGGACGGCACCGTGGTGGTCGGTCGCTCCACCGACGAGGACGGCACCACCCTGCACCTGCTGCGCCCCGGTGCCGCCGAGCCGGTCGAGATCTACCGGCACGCCGAGTACGGCGGGATCGGCGACCTGTCCCACGACTCCGCTCTGCTGGCCATCGAGCACACCGAGCACGGCGACGCCATGCACAGCGCGATCCGGGTGCTGCGGATCGACGGGGCGGGCCGGGCCACGACGGTCGCCGAGCTGGACGAGGTGACCGGCCGCGCCGAGCCGCGCGGGCTGGCCTGCCAGGGCTTCGCGCCGGTGCCGGGCGACAGCCGGCTGCTCCTGGCCCACCAGCGCCGCGGCCGCTGGGAGCCGCTGCTCTGGGACCCGCTGACCGGTGCCGAGACGGAGCTGGTGCTGCGCGGCGAGGACGGCGGCCCGCTGCCCGGCGACGTCTCCGCCCAGTGGTTCCCGGACGCCAGGACCCTGCTGGTCGAGCACGAGTTCGAGGCCCGCAGCGAGCTCTTCGGCTACGACCTGGCCAGCGGTGAACTGACCCGCCTGGACACCCCGCGCGGCACGGTGGCCGGTGCCACCGCCCGCCCCGACGGCACCGTGGAGTTCCTCTGGTCCTCGGCCGCCGAGCCCTCGGCGGTGCGCTCCACGGCCGGCTCGGTGGTGCTGCGGGCACCCGGCGCGGTGCCGCCGCGCTCGGTGCCGGTGGAGGACGTCTGGGTGGAGGGACCGGGCGGACCGGTGCACGCGCTGGTCCAGCGCCCGGCCGGTCCTGGCCCGCACCCGACCCTCTTCGAGGTGCACGGCGGCCCGACCCACCACGACAGCGACTCCTTCGCCGCCGGCCCGGCCGCCTGGCTGGACCACGGCTTCGCGGTGGTCCGGGTCAACTACCGCGGCTCCACCGGCTACGGCCAGGCCTGGACGGACGCGCTGCGCGAGCGGGTCGGCCTGATCGAGCTGGAGGACATCGGCGCGGTGCGGGCCTGGGCGGTGGAGTCCGGGCTGGCCGACCCCGAGCGGCTGGTGCTCTCCGGCGGATCCTGGGGCGGCTACCTGACCCTGCTCGGGCTCGGCACCCAGCCGGACGACTGGTCGCTGGGCCTGGCCGCCGTCCCGGTCGCGGACTACGTCACCGCGTACGGGGACGAGATGGAGGCGCTCAAGTCGCTGGACCGCACCCTGTTCGGCGGGACCCCCGAGGAGGTGCCCGAGCGGTTCCGGGCCTCCTCGCCACTCACCTACGTGGAGCGGGTGCGGGTGCCGGTCTACCTCAGCGCGGGGCTCAACGACCCGCGCTGCCCGATCCGGCAGATCGAGAACTACGTGGCCCGGCTGGCAGAGCTCGGCACCCCGCACGAGGTGTACCGCTACGACGCCGGGCACGGCTCGCTGGTGGTGGAGGAGCGGATCAAGCAGCTGCGGCTGGAACTCGACTTCGCCCGGCGGCACCTGAAGCCGTAG
- a CDS encoding MarR family winged helix-turn-helix transcriptional regulator codes for MGAEVAAEGAGGAEREADAVDAIVEQWRVVRPELQTDAMAVFGRIYRLARVMGDRIEKIYQQWGISRGEFDVLATLRRAPAPHALSPRELTATLMLTTGGMTGRLDKLERAGLVTRSPDPTDRRGLRITLTERGLTVVDQAVAAGLAEQQRALAGAGFTGEQAQLLNELLRGLLAAV; via the coding sequence ATGGGAGCCGAAGTGGCGGCAGAAGGCGCGGGCGGGGCCGAGCGGGAGGCGGATGCGGTGGACGCGATCGTCGAGCAGTGGCGGGTGGTGCGGCCCGAGTTGCAGACCGACGCCATGGCGGTGTTCGGCCGGATCTACCGGCTGGCCAGGGTGATGGGCGACCGGATCGAGAAGATCTACCAGCAGTGGGGCATCAGCCGGGGCGAGTTCGACGTGCTCGCCACCCTGCGGCGGGCCCCCGCCCCGCACGCGCTCTCGCCACGCGAGCTGACCGCCACCCTGATGCTCACCACCGGCGGCATGACCGGACGGCTGGACAAGCTGGAGCGGGCCGGCCTGGTGACCCGCTCACCCGACCCGACCGACCGGCGCGGCCTGCGGATCACGCTGACCGAGCGGGGTCTGACGGTGGTCGACCAGGCCGTCGCCGCCGGGCTTGCCGAACAGCAGCGGGCGCTGGCCGGGGCGGGCTTCACCGGCGAACAGGCGCAGCTGCTCAACGAGCTGCTGCGCGGCCTGCTCGCCGCGGTCTGA
- a CDS encoding nuclear transport factor 2 family protein, whose product MTNLQQLAEHYIATWNETDAATRRKLIDTHWAAEARYTDPLAEVAGRDGVDAVIGAVQAQFPGLVFTLGAVDAHHNLARFTWDLGPAGAEALVVGFDVLEATEDGLIGAVHGFLDKVPSL is encoded by the coding sequence ATGACGAACCTTCAGCAGCTGGCCGAGCACTACATCGCCACCTGGAACGAGACCGACGCGGCCACCCGCCGCAAGCTGATCGACACCCACTGGGCCGCCGAGGCCCGCTACACCGACCCGCTGGCCGAGGTCGCCGGGCGGGACGGCGTGGACGCCGTCATCGGCGCCGTGCAGGCCCAGTTCCCCGGCCTGGTCTTCACCCTCGGCGCGGTGGACGCCCACCACAACCTGGCCCGGTTCACCTGGGACCTCGGGCCGGCCGGGGCCGAGGCGCTGGTCGTCGGCTTCGACGTGCTGGAGGCCACCGAGGACGGCCTGATCGGCGCGGTGCACGGCTTCCTCGACAAGGTCCCCTCTCTCTGA
- a CDS encoding MFS transporter — protein sequence MFPTRRAAVEPVRVPGERALLTGMAIDSVGSGMYVPFSLVFFRHVTGLPLPLIGAVLTVTGFAAMAALPLVGTAVDRFGARRLQLALYLVRGLGFAAYPFAGSLPAFAAVALLTSIGDRGFPVAQQARIGELARGADVERLQAIARSLANAGLGAGTLLASLIIAVLGDRGFTAAAWLNAASFVLAALLARKVPAVARGAARASAACQDCGYRTVLADRRYLGLTGANFLIALGYSALSVLLPVFAVSCLGTPQSLTGAAFVLNTVLCAVAGVPVARLARRLGRRTRTAALGAGLFAAAALGQAVLGTVRPHAVLVALGGLLVLVVVATLGELVHNPSSSALATSAAPVALRGRYLATYQLSWSLAKTVAPSLFTGLLAVDARLPWLLVAAAALAGGALLLRLARLLPAGVDQAAAVQVASVQVAAVQVAAVRDAAVRDGVVQVAPVRGEAVQVEAARGEAVRVVTRVGTPGSAAAVQAPMPAAG from the coding sequence GTGTTCCCCACCAGGCGAGCGGCCGTCGAGCCCGTGCGGGTTCCGGGCGAGCGTGCCCTGCTGACCGGCATGGCGATCGACTCGGTCGGCTCCGGCATGTACGTCCCGTTCAGCCTGGTCTTCTTCCGGCACGTCACCGGCCTGCCGCTGCCGCTGATCGGCGCGGTGCTCACGGTGACCGGGTTCGCGGCCATGGCGGCGCTGCCGCTGGTCGGCACGGCGGTGGACCGGTTCGGCGCCCGCCGGCTGCAGCTCGCGCTCTACCTGGTGCGCGGGCTGGGCTTCGCGGCCTATCCGTTCGCGGGCTCGCTGCCCGCCTTCGCGGCGGTGGCGCTGCTCACCTCGATCGGCGATCGCGGGTTCCCGGTGGCCCAGCAGGCCCGGATCGGCGAGCTGGCCCGCGGGGCGGACGTCGAGCGGCTGCAGGCCATCGCGCGCAGTCTGGCCAACGCCGGGCTCGGCGCCGGGACGCTGCTCGCCTCGCTGATCATCGCCGTGCTGGGCGACCGCGGGTTCACGGCGGCGGCCTGGTTGAACGCGGCCAGTTTCGTCCTCGCCGCGCTGCTGGCCCGGAAGGTGCCGGCGGTGGCGCGGGGGGCGGCGAGGGCCTCGGCGGCCTGCCAGGACTGCGGCTACCGCACGGTGCTGGCCGACCGGCGCTACCTGGGCCTGACCGGCGCGAACTTCCTGATCGCGCTCGGGTACTCGGCGCTGTCGGTGCTGCTGCCGGTCTTCGCGGTGAGCTGCCTGGGCACCCCGCAGTCGCTCACCGGTGCGGCCTTCGTGCTGAACACCGTGCTCTGCGCGGTCGCCGGGGTGCCGGTGGCGCGGCTGGCCCGGCGGCTCGGCCGGCGGACCCGCACGGCGGCCCTGGGCGCGGGGCTGTTCGCGGCGGCGGCGCTCGGCCAGGCGGTGCTGGGCACGGTGCGACCGCACGCGGTGCTGGTGGCGCTGGGCGGGCTGCTGGTCCTGGTGGTGGTGGCCACGCTGGGCGAGCTGGTGCACAACCCGTCCTCCTCGGCGCTGGCCACCAGCGCCGCGCCGGTGGCGCTGCGCGGGCGGTACCTGGCGACCTACCAGCTCTCCTGGTCGCTGGCGAAGACGGTGGCGCCCTCGCTCTTCACCGGGCTGCTCGCGGTGGACGCCCGGTTGCCCTGGCTGCTGGTGGCGGCGGCGGCCCTGGCGGGCGGGGCGCTGCTGCTGCGGCTCGCCCGACTGCTACCGGCCGGCGTGGACCAGGCCGCAGCGGTCCAGGTCGCGTCTGTCCAGGTCGCAGCGGTCCAGGTCGCAGCGGTCCGGGACGCAGCGGTCCGGGACGGGGTTGTCCAGGTCGCGCCGGTCCGGGGCGAGGCTGTCCAGGTCGAAGCAGCCCGGGGCGAGGCTGTCCGCGTGGTGACCCGGGTGGGCACCCCGGGCAGTGCGGCGGCGGTCCAGGCGCCGATGCCCGCGGCAGGCTGA
- a CDS encoding aspartate kinase produces the protein MGLVVQKYGGSSVADAEGIKRVARRIVDTKKAGHEVVVVVSAMGDTTDELIELAEQVSPIPAGREFDMLLTAGERISMALLAMAIRALGHEAQSFTGSQAGVITDQVHNKARIIDVTPGRIRSALDEGNIAIVAGFQGVSQVSKDITTLGRGGSDTTAVALAAALKAEICEIYTDVDGVFTADPRVVKKARKIDWIAYEDMLELASSGSKVLLDRCVEYARRYNIPIHVRSSFSGLPGTIVSNTNPNKPEGGEMEQAIISGVAHDTSEAKVTVVGVPDKPGEAARIFRAIADAEVNIDMVVQNVSAASTGLTDISFTLPKTEGQKAIDALGRVKEGIGYESLRYDDAIGKISLVGAGMRSNPGVTATFFEALSEAGVNIELISTSEIRISVVTRADDVNEAVRAVHSAFGLDSQTDEAVVYGGTGR, from the coding sequence GTGGGCCTTGTCGTGCAGAAGTACGGCGGCTCATCCGTTGCGGATGCCGAGGGCATCAAGCGCGTGGCCCGTCGAATCGTGGACACCAAGAAGGCCGGCCATGAGGTCGTCGTCGTGGTGTCCGCGATGGGCGACACGACGGACGAGCTGATCGAACTCGCCGAGCAGGTATCCCCTATTCCCGCCGGTCGCGAGTTCGACATGCTGCTGACCGCGGGCGAGCGGATCTCCATGGCCCTGCTGGCGATGGCGATCAGAGCGCTGGGCCACGAGGCCCAGTCGTTCACCGGCAGCCAGGCCGGTGTGATCACCGACCAGGTCCACAACAAGGCCCGCATCATCGACGTCACGCCGGGCCGGATCCGCTCCGCCCTGGACGAGGGCAACATCGCGATCGTCGCCGGGTTCCAGGGCGTCTCCCAGGTGAGCAAGGACATCACTACCCTGGGCCGGGGCGGCTCCGACACGACCGCGGTCGCCCTGGCGGCAGCGCTCAAGGCCGAGATCTGCGAGATCTACACCGACGTGGACGGCGTCTTCACGGCCGACCCGCGGGTGGTGAAGAAGGCCCGCAAGATCGACTGGATCGCCTACGAGGACATGCTGGAGCTCGCGTCCTCCGGCTCCAAGGTGCTGCTGGACCGCTGTGTGGAGTACGCGCGGCGCTACAACATCCCGATCCACGTACGATCGTCCTTCTCCGGTCTCCCGGGGACCATCGTCAGCAACACCAACCCGAACAAGCCCGAAGGGGGCGAGATGGAGCAGGCCATCATCTCCGGAGTCGCCCACGACACGTCCGAGGCGAAGGTCACGGTCGTCGGGGTGCCGGACAAGCCGGGCGAGGCCGCCCGGATCTTCCGCGCCATCGCGGATGCCGAGGTCAACATCGACATGGTGGTGCAGAACGTCTCCGCCGCGTCCACCGGGCTGACCGACATCTCCTTCACCCTGCCGAAGACCGAGGGCCAGAAGGCCATCGACGCGCTCGGCCGGGTCAAGGAGGGCATCGGCTACGAGTCGCTGCGCTACGACGACGCGATCGGCAAGATCTCGCTGGTCGGGGCCGGTATGCGGTCCAACCCCGGGGTCACCGCGACCTTCTTCGAGGCGCTCTCCGAGGCCGGCGTGAACATCGAGCTGATCTCCACCTCGGAGATCCGGATCTCGGTGGTCACCCGGGCCGACGACGTCAACGAGGCGGTCCGCGCCGTGCACAGCGCCTTCGGTCTGGACAGCCAGACCGACGAGGCCGTCGTCTACGGCGGGACCGGGCGATGA
- a CDS encoding MFS transporter codes for MTTTVAPAPAATAAHQPHRGLLPVVLTASFVTSLDFFVVNVAIPSLQNELHAGPAGVQWVVAGFGLALAAALVPAGRLGDRFGRRRIFALGLLLFTLSSAACGLAPTTGTLIASRVVQGLSAALMGPQVLAILRDTYSGPAQAKAFGRYALSMGIGAVLGQLIGGLLIQADLFGLGWRSCFLINVPVGVVVLSLVKRCVPESKAPGKTGLDLLGSTLITSALTALVLPLIQGQSQGWPLWTWLCLAGSAVLFALFAVHQSRFAVHPVLDPRLLREPGFIVSSVSQLTFNMGQASFFLVLAIYLQQGKGMNALGSGLLFVSIGGGYLLTSLSAHHVSARLGRHAVALGAVGMAAGLGVLALTADQIGTSGSAWWLALGMFLDGLGMGLVIAPLTSGVLGSVRPELVGSAAGVAATTPQVGGALGVALLGNLFYSTVQHGYTHAFSLSMLVLVALELAVAALSQLLPRK; via the coding sequence ATGACCACCACCGTTGCCCCCGCCCCGGCCGCCACCGCGGCGCACCAGCCGCACCGCGGCCTGCTGCCCGTCGTGCTCACCGCGAGCTTCGTGACCTCGCTCGACTTCTTCGTCGTCAACGTCGCCATTCCTTCGCTGCAGAACGAGTTGCACGCCGGCCCAGCGGGTGTCCAGTGGGTGGTGGCCGGCTTCGGCCTGGCCCTGGCGGCCGCTCTGGTCCCCGCCGGCCGGCTCGGCGACCGGTTCGGGCGCCGCCGGATCTTCGCGCTCGGCCTGCTGCTCTTCACCCTCTCCTCCGCCGCCTGCGGGCTGGCCCCGACCACCGGGACCCTGATCGCGAGCCGGGTGGTGCAGGGCCTGTCCGCCGCGCTGATGGGCCCGCAGGTGCTGGCCATCCTGCGCGACACCTACTCAGGACCCGCGCAGGCCAAGGCCTTCGGCAGGTACGCGCTCTCGATGGGCATCGGCGCGGTGCTCGGTCAGCTGATCGGCGGCCTGCTGATCCAGGCCGACCTGTTCGGTCTCGGCTGGCGCAGCTGCTTCCTGATCAACGTGCCGGTCGGCGTGGTGGTCCTCTCCCTGGTCAAGCGCTGCGTCCCGGAGTCGAAGGCCCCCGGGAAGACCGGCCTCGACCTGCTCGGCAGCACCCTGATCACCAGCGCGCTGACCGCCCTGGTCCTGCCGCTGATCCAGGGCCAGTCGCAGGGCTGGCCGCTGTGGACCTGGCTCTGCCTGGCCGGCTCGGCCGTCCTCTTCGCGCTCTTCGCCGTGCACCAGTCCCGGTTCGCCGTCCACCCCGTGCTCGACCCCCGGCTGCTGCGCGAGCCCGGCTTCATCGTCAGCTCGGTGAGCCAGCTCACCTTCAACATGGGACAGGCCTCCTTCTTCCTGGTGCTCGCCATCTACCTGCAGCAGGGCAAGGGCATGAACGCGCTCGGCTCCGGTCTGCTCTTCGTCTCGATCGGCGGCGGCTACCTGCTCACCTCGCTCAGCGCGCACCACGTCTCCGCCCGGCTCGGCCGGCACGCCGTCGCCCTGGGCGCCGTCGGCATGGCCGCGGGCCTGGGTGTGCTCGCCCTGACCGCCGACCAGATCGGCACCAGCGGCAGCGCCTGGTGGCTGGCGCTCGGGATGTTCCTGGACGGGCTCGGCATGGGCCTGGTGATCGCCCCGCTGACCAGTGGAGTGCTGGGCTCGGTGCGGCCGGAGCTGGTCGGCTCGGCCGCCGGAGTGGCGGCGACCACCCCGCAGGTCGGCGGCGCGCTCGGTGTCGCACTGCTCGGCAACCTCTTCTACAGCACGGTCCAGCACGGCTACACCCACGCCTTCAGCCTGAGCATGCTGGTCCTGGTCGCGCTGGAACTCGCGGTGGCCGCGCTCTCCCAGCTGCTGCCGCGGAAGTGA
- the recR gene encoding recombination mediator RecR, with amino-acid sequence MYEGVVQDLIDELGRLPGVGPKSAQRIAFHILQSDPVDVRRLAHTLLEVKEKVRFCAVCGNVAEAERCRVCLDPRRDLTVICVVEEPKDVVAIERTREFRGRYHVLGGAISPIEGVGPDDLRIRELLARLADGSVGELILATDPNLEGEATATYLARLCKPMGLKVTRLASGLPVGGDLEYADEVTLGRAFEGRRLLDV; translated from the coding sequence GTGTACGAGGGCGTGGTTCAGGACCTGATCGACGAACTGGGCAGGCTGCCCGGCGTCGGGCCCAAGAGCGCGCAGCGGATCGCCTTCCACATCCTGCAGTCCGACCCGGTGGACGTGCGGCGCTTGGCGCACACGCTGCTGGAGGTCAAGGAGAAGGTGCGGTTCTGCGCGGTCTGCGGCAACGTCGCCGAGGCGGAGCGCTGCCGGGTCTGCCTGGACCCGCGCCGCGACCTCACGGTGATCTGCGTGGTCGAGGAGCCCAAGGACGTGGTGGCGATCGAGCGCACCCGCGAGTTCCGGGGGCGGTACCACGTGCTGGGCGGCGCGATCAGCCCGATCGAGGGCGTCGGCCCGGACGATCTGCGGATCCGCGAGCTGCTGGCCCGGCTGGCCGACGGCAGCGTCGGCGAGCTGATCCTGGCCACAGACCCCAACCTGGAGGGGGAGGCGACCGCCACCTACCTGGCCCGGCTCTGCAAGCCGATGGGCCTGAAGGTGACCCGGCTGGCGAGCGGGCTGCCCGTCGGCGGGGACTTGGAGTACGCCGACGAGGTCACCCTCGGCCGGGCCTTCGAAGGGAGACGACTGCTCGATGTCTGA
- a CDS encoding SURF1 family protein, translating to MYRFLLTARWLGGTVLALVAIAVCLWLGSWQLSRFEGRVSSHHTAAPAAPGGSAQPAAGPLETVLGGPQAQVSTTTLGRAVAATGQYDAAHQLLVPDRALDGRQGYYVLTPLRTATGRAVAVVRGWLPGSPGAAVPAPPTGQVTVEGRLQASETSDTSGAVNGGLPTGQLGMISPATLVNLLPYPVYDGWVAADGVPAGLTAVPTTQPDGGNGLDARAFQNLGYTLEWFVFAGFVCFMWFRLAWREAEAAQDRALGLLPVLEEQQA from the coding sequence GTGTACCGATTCCTCCTGACCGCACGCTGGCTCGGCGGCACCGTGCTGGCCCTGGTCGCCATCGCGGTCTGCCTCTGGCTGGGCTCCTGGCAGCTGAGCCGGTTCGAGGGCCGGGTCTCCAGCCACCACACCGCCGCCCCGGCCGCTCCGGGCGGCTCCGCGCAGCCGGCGGCCGGCCCGCTGGAGACGGTGCTCGGCGGGCCGCAGGCCCAGGTCAGCACGACCACCCTCGGCCGCGCGGTGGCCGCCACCGGCCAGTACGACGCCGCCCACCAGCTGCTGGTGCCCGACCGCGCGCTGGACGGCCGCCAGGGCTACTACGTGCTCACCCCGCTGCGCACCGCCACCGGCCGGGCGGTGGCGGTGGTGCGCGGCTGGCTGCCGGGCTCGCCGGGCGCCGCGGTGCCGGCGCCGCCGACCGGGCAGGTCACCGTCGAGGGCCGGCTGCAGGCCTCGGAGACCAGCGACACCAGCGGCGCGGTCAACGGCGGCCTGCCGACCGGGCAGCTGGGCATGATCAGCCCGGCCACCCTGGTCAACCTGCTGCCCTACCCGGTCTATGACGGCTGGGTGGCCGCCGACGGGGTGCCGGCCGGCCTGACCGCCGTGCCGACCACCCAGCCGGACGGCGGCAACGGCCTGGACGCGCGGGCCTTCCAGAACCTCGGCTACACCCTGGAGTGGTTCGTCTTCGCGGGCTTCGTCTGCTTCATGTGGTTCCGGCTGGCCTGGCGTGAGGCCGAGGCGGCCCAGGACCGGGCGCTGGGTCTGCTCCCGGTCCTGGAGGAGCAGCAGGCCTGA
- a CDS encoding DUF5063 domain-containing protein yields MSENSAHQAVHTVQQAHAAEPDDFAVQIADSIKSFVLAVTEIAKGDEPGSAVSLLLLEVSQLLLAGGRLGAIEDVLPEDRFEPDAGPEPDGVELREHLAELLAPIDVYHEVFDPYGLPEKPNAFRISDDLAGVVSDLRHGLTHYDEGRVSEALWWWQFSYLSTWGSTCTAVLRALQSLIAHVRLDSPIGAVPDGADTDDDGLTDEQLEQQAGDLMAAELGI; encoded by the coding sequence ATGTCTGAGAACAGCGCGCACCAGGCGGTGCACACGGTCCAGCAGGCCCACGCGGCCGAACCGGACGACTTCGCGGTGCAGATCGCGGACTCGATCAAGAGCTTCGTGCTCGCGGTGACCGAGATCGCCAAGGGCGACGAGCCGGGCAGCGCGGTCTCGCTCCTGCTCCTGGAGGTCTCCCAGCTGCTGCTGGCCGGCGGTCGGCTCGGCGCGATCGAGGACGTGCTGCCGGAGGACCGCTTCGAGCCGGACGCCGGTCCGGAGCCGGACGGGGTCGAGCTGCGCGAGCACCTCGCCGAGCTGCTGGCACCGATCGACGTCTACCACGAGGTCTTCGACCCGTACGGGCTGCCCGAGAAGCCGAACGCCTTCCGGATCTCGGACGACCTGGCCGGCGTGGTCAGCGACCTGCGGCACGGGCTGACCCACTACGACGAGGGGCGGGTCAGCGAGGCGCTCTGGTGGTGGCAGTTCTCCTACCTCTCGACCTGGGGTTCGACCTGCACCGCCGTGTTGCGCGCGCTGCAGTCACTGATCGCGCACGTGCGGCTGGACAGCCCGATCGGCGCGGTGCCGGACGGCGCCGACACCGATGACGACGGGCTGACGGACGAGCAGTTGGAGCAGCAGGCGGGCGACCTGATGGCGGCCGAGCTGGGGATCTGA